In Epinephelus moara isolate mb chromosome 9, YSFRI_EMoa_1.0, whole genome shotgun sequence, a genomic segment contains:
- the LOC126395620 gene encoding uncharacterized protein LOC126395620, with translation MIHHTITNVDGNYFTRAVFSDNQYASNILEQIRAAEDFQVNPQSISPVIQPPVLPTPQPPTFTQSHTPQPRVSSTPSHIQTKPTATFTRCSTPIPQPQVSTTPSHSQTQPAATVTRCPTPETNILSHSSPSDSLFPVPSSQPECHETQTEFQHNTTLLLLELTRTYQHLYNRNKISFYKKLEEAFSAKGYSFTNDKIRRNLGNMLTTYKRAKDRSRTTGEGKITWEYYSVSGAMYIC, from the exons atgATACATCATACCATTACAAATGTAGATGGCAATTATTTTACGAGAGCTGTTTTTTCAGATAACCAGTACGCCTCTAACATACTGGAGCAAATAAGAGCTGCAGAAGACTTTCAAG TAAACCCACAATCTATCAGCCCTGTCATCCAACCGCCTGTCCTCCCCACTCCTCAACCTCCAACTTTCACCCAGAGTCACACTCCCCAGCCCAGAGTTTCCTCCACCCCCAGTCACATTCAAACCAAGCCAACTGCTACATTCACCAGGTGCTCCACTCCTATTCCTCAGCCCCAGGTATCCACCACTCCCAGTCACAGTCAAACCCAACCAGCAGCTACAGTCACCCGGTGCCCCACTcctgaaacaaacattttatcacaCTCATCCCCTTCAGACAGCCTGTTCCCAGTTCCATCCTCACAGCCAGAATGCCATGAAACCCAGACAG aattccaacacaacacaacactatTACTGCTTGAGCTGACCAGGACCTATCAACACCTGTACAACCGGAACAAAATATCCTTTTACAAGAAGCTGGAAGAAGCCTTTAGTGCAAAAGGCTATTCCTTCACAAACGACAAAATCAGGAGAAATCTCGGTAACATGCTGACAACTTACAAAAGGGCTAAAGACAGGTCTCGGACAACAGGAGAGGGCAAAATCACCTGGGAATATTACTCGGTGAGTGGTGCTATGTACATATGTTAA
- the rxfp3 gene encoding relaxin-3 receptor 1, with product MSGEFMDTNCEGSGGIVYSANFSHSCIFNTTNRSDADSVHLNRTDFVGDGAAVVRIVISVIYSLVCALGLVGNLLVLYLMKSKQVWKKSSINLFVTSLAVTDFQFVLTLPFWAVENALDFTWLFGKAMCKIVSYVTAMNMYASVFFLTAMSVARYCSLASALKGRRRRPHCCSSARCITVFIWFAAVSAALPHAVFSTTVTVSSEDLCLVKFPDTNGTAQFWLGLYHSQKVLLGFVVPLGIISACYLLLLRSITSKNINTSSAKRRAKVTKSVTIVVLSFFLCWLPNQALTAWGILIKLNVVHFSYEYYTTQAYVFPVSVCLAHSNSCLNPILYCLTRREFRKALKKLFWRLTSPKIRPITGTTKPAMDERGHVLHPVSAPEEPNVVFYPPGAVMYHDRRDLPQNST from the coding sequence ATGTCTGGGGAATTTATGGACACTAACTGCGAAGGCTCGGGAGGGATAGTCTATTCTGCAAACTTCAGCCACAGCTGTATTTTCAACACCACCAACCGCTCCGACGCGGACTCAGTCCACCTCAACAGGACAGATTTTGTTGGAGATGGCGCCGCTGTTGTGAGGATTGTCATCTCTGTCATTTACTCGCTGGTGTGCGCTTTGGGTCTGGTTGGGAACTTACTGGTCCTTTACCTGATGAAGTCTAAACAGGTGTGGAAAAAATCCTCCATCAACCTTTTCGTAACTAGTTTGGCAGTGACGGACTTCCAGTTCGTGCTGACTCTGCCCTTCTGGGCGGTGGAAAACGCGCTGGACTTCACGTGGCTTTTCGGCAAAGCGATGTGCAAGATCGTCTCCTATGTGACTGCCATGAACATGTACGCCAGCGTGTTTTTCCTGACTGCTATGAGCGTGGCGAGGTACTGCTCGCTGGCTTCTGCGCTCAAGGGCAGGCGGCGGCGGCCACACTGCTGCTCCTCCGCGCGCTGCATCACCGTGTTCATCTGGTTCGCCGCCGTCTCCGCCGCTCTGCCGCACGCAGTGTTCTCCACAACCGTGACCGTCTCCAGTGAGGACTTGTGTCTCGTCAAATTCCCGGACACAAATGGAACCGCGCAGTTCTGGCTGGGGCTGTATCATTCTCAGAAAGTGCTGCTGGGTTTTGTGGTACCACTGGGCATCATCTCAGCCTGCTACCTGCTCCTTTTGCGCTCCATCACctccaaaaacatcaacacatcgAGCGCCAAACGACGCGCAAAGGTCACCAAGTCTGTCACCATCGTAGTCTTATCCTTTTTCCTCTGCTGGCTGCCCAACCAGGCTCTCACAGCCTGGGGTATCCTCATCAAACTCAACGTGGTTCACTTCAGTTATGAATACTACACCACGCAGGCGTACGTCTTCCCCGTGTCCGTGTGCCTGGCGCACTCCAACAGCTGCCTGAACCCCATCCTGTACTGCCTGACGAGGCGGGAGTTCAGGAAAGCGCTGAAAAAACTCTTCTGGCGGCTGACTTCACCCAAAATAAGGCCGATTACAGGAACCACAAAGCCAGCGATGGACGAGCGAGGGCACGTCCTGCACCCGGTCAGCGCGCCTGAAGAGCCCAATGTGGTGTTTTATCCCCCGGGGGCTGTCATGTACCATGACCGGCGGGATCTTCCGCAAAACAGCACGTAG
- the btc gene encoding probetacellulin isoform X4, which yields MAKVYRLYVGIVAALALCKYSLAEWNATDESANRTVSHCHHHGNRDNCTDTTATTDTGQWGGHFSKCPEELTSYCIHGECRYIQEQKAPSCRCQRGYIGSRCEYLDLDWRIGEKRQIIIACVIAGLVFLILVIVFICICSDRRCRLCWRRGRRREEPRNGTEKLSMMDTSTTHTTSMADSTEPPHTNAV from the exons ATGGCCAAGGTGTACAGACTCTATGTAGGAATAGTAGCAG CTCTGGCCTTATGCAAATACTCCCTGGCAGAATGGAATGCCACCGACGAGTCTGCCAATCGAACTGTGTCCCACTgtcatcaccatggcaacagagaCAATTGCACAG ACACAACAGCCACAACAGACACGGGGCAGTGGGGTGGCCACTTCTCAAAATGTCCCGAGGAACTGACAAGCTACTGCATCCACGGGGAGTGTCGTTACATTCAAGAACAGAAGGCGCCGTCTTGCAG gTGTCAGCGTGGTTACATCGGTTCCAGGTGTGAATATCTGGACCTAGACTGGCGGATAGGAGAGAAACGCCAAATCATAATTGCCTGTGTCATCGCGGGACTTGTTTTCCTCATTCTTGTCATTGTGTTCATCTGCATTTGTTCAGA TCGTAGATGCAGATTGTGTTGGCGGAGGGGACGACGGAGAGAAGAACCAAGGAACGGGACAGAGAAGCTCAGCATGATGGACACCAGCACGACACACACAACCTCAATGGCAGACTCAACAGAGCCACCACACACCAATGCTGTATGA
- the btc gene encoding probetacellulin isoform X3 encodes MAKVYRLYVGIVAALALCKYSLAEWNATDESANRTVSHCHHHGNRDNCTADTTATTDTGQWGGHFSKCPEELTSYCIHGECRYIQEQKAPSCRCQRGYIGSRCEYLDLDWRIGEKRQIIIACVIAGLVFLILVIVFICICSDRRCRLCWRRGRRREEPRNGTEKLSMMDTSTTHTTSMADSTEPPHTNAV; translated from the exons ATGGCCAAGGTGTACAGACTCTATGTAGGAATAGTAGCAG CTCTGGCCTTATGCAAATACTCCCTGGCAGAATGGAATGCCACCGACGAGTCTGCCAATCGAACTGTGTCCCACTgtcatcaccatggcaacagagaCAATTGCACAG CAGACACAACAGCCACAACAGACACGGGGCAGTGGGGTGGCCACTTCTCAAAATGTCCCGAGGAACTGACAAGCTACTGCATCCACGGGGAGTGTCGTTACATTCAAGAACAGAAGGCGCCGTCTTGCAG gTGTCAGCGTGGTTACATCGGTTCCAGGTGTGAATATCTGGACCTAGACTGGCGGATAGGAGAGAAACGCCAAATCATAATTGCCTGTGTCATCGCGGGACTTGTTTTCCTCATTCTTGTCATTGTGTTCATCTGCATTTGTTCAGA TCGTAGATGCAGATTGTGTTGGCGGAGGGGACGACGGAGAGAAGAACCAAGGAACGGGACAGAGAAGCTCAGCATGATGGACACCAGCACGACACACACAACCTCAATGGCAGACTCAACAGAGCCACCACACACCAATGCTGTATGA
- the btc gene encoding probetacellulin isoform X2, with protein MCVCVCVCVCVCVCVIGFLFVFLAAALALCKYSLAEWNATDESANRTVSHCHHHGNRDNCTDTTATTDTGQWGGHFSKCPEELTSYCIHGECRYIQEQKAPSCRCQRGYIGSRCEYLDLDWRIGEKRQIIIACVIAGLVFLILVIVFICICSDRRCRLCWRRGRRREEPRNGTEKLSMMDTSTTHTTSMADSTEPPHTNAV; from the exons atgtgtgtgtgtgtgtgtgtgtgtgtgtgtgtgtgtgtgtgtgtgatcggctttttgtttgtgtttctggcTGCAGCTCTGGCCTTATGCAAATACTCCCTGGCAGAATGGAATGCCACCGACGAGTCTGCCAATCGAACTGTGTCCCACTgtcatcaccatggcaacagagaCAATTGCACAG ACACAACAGCCACAACAGACACGGGGCAGTGGGGTGGCCACTTCTCAAAATGTCCCGAGGAACTGACAAGCTACTGCATCCACGGGGAGTGTCGTTACATTCAAGAACAGAAGGCGCCGTCTTGCAG gTGTCAGCGTGGTTACATCGGTTCCAGGTGTGAATATCTGGACCTAGACTGGCGGATAGGAGAGAAACGCCAAATCATAATTGCCTGTGTCATCGCGGGACTTGTTTTCCTCATTCTTGTCATTGTGTTCATCTGCATTTGTTCAGA TCGTAGATGCAGATTGTGTTGGCGGAGGGGACGACGGAGAGAAGAACCAAGGAACGGGACAGAGAAGCTCAGCATGATGGACACCAGCACGACACACACAACCTCAATGGCAGACTCAACAGAGCCACCACACACCAATGCTGTATGA
- the btc gene encoding probetacellulin isoform X1, translating into MCVCVCVCVCVCVCVIGFLFVFLAAALALCKYSLAEWNATDESANRTVSHCHHHGNRDNCTADTTATTDTGQWGGHFSKCPEELTSYCIHGECRYIQEQKAPSCRCQRGYIGSRCEYLDLDWRIGEKRQIIIACVIAGLVFLILVIVFICICSDRRCRLCWRRGRRREEPRNGTEKLSMMDTSTTHTTSMADSTEPPHTNAV; encoded by the exons atgtgtgtgtgtgtgtgtgtgtgtgtgtgtgtgtgtgtgtgtgtgatcggctttttgtttgtgtttctggcTGCAGCTCTGGCCTTATGCAAATACTCCCTGGCAGAATGGAATGCCACCGACGAGTCTGCCAATCGAACTGTGTCCCACTgtcatcaccatggcaacagagaCAATTGCACAG CAGACACAACAGCCACAACAGACACGGGGCAGTGGGGTGGCCACTTCTCAAAATGTCCCGAGGAACTGACAAGCTACTGCATCCACGGGGAGTGTCGTTACATTCAAGAACAGAAGGCGCCGTCTTGCAG gTGTCAGCGTGGTTACATCGGTTCCAGGTGTGAATATCTGGACCTAGACTGGCGGATAGGAGAGAAACGCCAAATCATAATTGCCTGTGTCATCGCGGGACTTGTTTTCCTCATTCTTGTCATTGTGTTCATCTGCATTTGTTCAGA TCGTAGATGCAGATTGTGTTGGCGGAGGGGACGACGGAGAGAAGAACCAAGGAACGGGACAGAGAAGCTCAGCATGATGGACACCAGCACGACACACACAACCTCAATGGCAGACTCAACAGAGCCACCACACACCAATGCTGTATGA